TTAATGTTAATGTTAATGTTAATACAAACGCTAGTGTTGGTGTTAATAACCTTTGACGTTAATGCTGATGTTAATAATCtatgattttattaataattctACAAATAATCTTGTGATATTGCATCATgcagtgatgatgatgatgatgaatcaAATGGCCCCAACAGTGAGCAAACATATCCATGACAAACATACAACTACATTTGCCACTGTACAACAACCATTGGCATCATCTGtccaaaaagaaataatatagcAGCTGATTATTGAAGACACAGGAGACGCATGTATAAGGGTGAGAAGATTGTCAGGGAGAAAATGATAGAAAACTATCTAAATGAATGAAGACTATAGCTTTAAATAGACATattgtgtttacttgtgatGTTAATTTTGGAATGCctcatttttgttttgttgtgttttgatTTGGGTATTCTTATATTAGCATTTACTTATTAGTATTTTAAGTATGATTGTGACTTGTGAGTATAAGTTTGATAATACATTGATCTGAGTGTTATTCATGTCCTCTATTGGAGTGTTTTACTGTTATGTATATAATGTCTCAATTATGGAGTAGCAGTAACAAATAATGACGGAGTCTAGGATTTTTATACTGGGGCCATAGTCTAGTATATATTTCGGTGTTTCTGTCGCCGAAAGAACTACAATATGGGTGGCAGGACGATGCGAGAAGTATAGATACTAATAAGCTAAAAAAACTAACTGATCAGTGATAGAATCTAGATATACACTTGTGTCTGTCAATCGAAATAGCCAAATTGTCGAAAGATGCGATAATATCGAGAAAATTTGTTTTCTAAAAtaatcaatttcaaaatttactaGATAGGTCAAGATataattcatcttattttaccaatattATAAGTATATAATTCATCAATCGCGATGGATCGTTGATGAAAACAACCCTCAACTCCAATCCCTTTACAACAAAGCTACTTCTCTTCAAAAGCTCCTTGATAGTAAATCTTCATTCACCCAAATAAGAGAAGTAACACACCAAGCTGAAGACATCCTTGAATCCCACATGGTTGATTGTATGCTCTCTGGATCGGATTGTGTGAGGTTCACTCTTTCAACACCGGATCTGCAGCAAGTAACACGACATCTTGATTCTGTTATGGAGCAAGCGGAGACGCTCATGGAGATGGAGGACAAGAAGATGCCGCGAGAGATAGATTCTGCTATGGAAGATAAGAAGATGCTATCAAGCAGGTCATCCAGTGTTGCTGTGGTGGGAATTGATAAAGATCTGATGCAGCTCAAGGATCGGCTGGCCGGGATGCAAACAAAGCTGGAGATCGTCCCCATCGTTGGTATGGGTGGAGTAGGTAAAACCACTCTTGAAGATCCTTTGATTGTTAATCACTTTGCATATCGTGCTTGGGCCACTGTCTCACAAGATTACAATATGCGGCAAATTCTGAAAAGCCTTCTTAGTTGCATAACTGGACAAGAATGTGATCAACATACTGATGAGTTAAAAGATACTTATGTTGTATAAGAGCTTGTTCGGTAGAAAATACTTGATTGTGTTAGATGATATATGGAGTAGGAGATTCTGGGATGAGATAAAGATGTACTTCCCAGGCAACAACAATGGAAGTCGCATTGTGATCACCACTAGGGAATCCGATGTGGGGAACTATGCTGACTCCTCGAGTCCTCAGCATCTAAGTGCAACTGAAAGTTGGAATCTGCTTCACCAACTTGTGTTTGGAGTAGAAGATTGTCCTCCTGAATTGCTAGGCATTGGACAAAAGATTGCTAGCGACTGTGGTGGGCTTCCTCTAGCCATCGGTAATTGATCTTAGCCATCTGCACAAGCTCGAAAACTTAAGATGCAGTTATATGAGTATTATATCCTCTCCAGTCGGTTCGTTTCAGAGTAATATTTCCTCGTAATATTAGAAAACTAGAATTGTATACATGTGAAATAAATTCGGGAGTGTGGGGGACTCTGAGTGCACTGCATAACCCACGATAAAGCAATGCAGATTTAAAAGGGAGGAGGAGACATGTGATGAAAAGTGGGAGTTAGCAGATGAAGATGTGTTCCCCTCACTGCAGTGTCTGTATCTTCAAGATTTGCTTCATCTTGTGCGTTGGATCAGTATTTAGCAGATGAAGATGTGGGAGTTAGTAGATGAAGATTTGCTTCACTCTGACTGCACTGCATAATCTCGTAATATTTGTTCTAGTTTTGTTGCATAATTAGAACAAATTAATAGATCAATATTTACATGTAGTGGATTTGAAAGTTGATatgcaaaatttgaatttagtgAAGATTTAGAAATTTACAGACAAGTTATCATAATCAGTGGATTttagaattttgaatttttattataaatagatagtagtgtaatttaaattttaaaaacatgAAATTTACTACCGTATGATCTACACTACTTATTTTCAGTAGATCATAAATTTGTTGAAGTAAAGAAATTGTACATGTGATGCTAAAGTGATGATGTTGTAATAATCATGCACCAAAGTATGATGAGGAATTAGATGGCCTCAAGGCCCTATCTATGAGCTAAGGAGCAAACATTTCCATGACAAACATACCCTTGGCAATTTTGCATCATTTGAGTAATAAACTGATTTGATTGTTTGAGTGTTTAACaccaaaattaaaactaaaatgaGATAGGTAATTAGTTCCAATAGTGCTCTAAAATcaatctcattttttatttttgaaaaaaaaatgcttatctttaggtttacactaaacCTAAACCCAAAAGTTTTTCAAACTTTATGAATAAAAAAGgcataatatagagaatattcttttaagtttgaatttagtgtaaatggttgaaataaaatcatattgatgtgaaatttacactaaaatgagtttgagtttactGTAAATTGTTGGAGATGATCAATTATGTAGCAGTAACTATAGCATCACCCCTATGCAAGTACCAAAATATTGTAAAAACAACTAGACAATGTAGTgctaaaaatattatttcaaagTTAGCATTAGTAATATGATACTAGATACTAGCATCAACTCAATCCATAATAAGCCCACTGGATGGGTGAGTATGATTCTTTATCCATGGGATAGTTTTTGAATAAATTACTGCCTATATCAATTTACTATCTTTGTGGATTAAAAGTTGGTGCACCTGAAATTATGTATCATTATCAATGTATAGGTCATAATCAAGCAATTTGATTTCTTAAGCCTTCTTAGTTGCATAATCCGAAAAGAAAACTGTGATCAACATAAGCATatcacacactacaaaaaaaggGTGGTGAAAGAGGCGTTGatattacaattaaaaattcatatttttgagATAGAGCAATATGAAGAACATCAGAACACTAGCATGTTAATTTTACCGATCATAATTGATTCCCCTTCTAAAATAATGCAAATCTTGGATAGGGTCAAGGCCAAGTACAACAatcttaataaaattatatccaACTACACAATAATATATTACTATCAAATAGAGTAACAGTTTTATAGTATTATCTGTTCCAGCCTCAAGGTCAACAATCATCTTGTTTTTGTGCTATTGCAATTTGCAACAACCTTTGCTTCCTTTGTTTTTTGAGCCAGAGGAGATCTGAAAAATGGCTTACAATCTTCAACCTCTCATCACCATTCTTGAAGGAATCCTTGATCCTCACCAACCTCGATGGATTGTTGATGAAAACAACCCACAACTCCAATCCCTCTTCGATAAAGCTACTTCTCTTCAAAACCTCCTTCATAGTAATTCTTCATTCACCAAACTAGACACCCAAATCAGAGAAGTAACACACCAAGCTGAAGACATCCTTGAATCCCACATGGTTCATCATATGCTCTCTGGATCGGATTGTGTGAGGTTCACTCTTTCCACACCAGATCTGCAGCAAGTAACACGACATCTTGATTCTCTGATGGAGCAAGCAGAGAAGCTGTTGGAGATGGGGGATGAGAAGATGCTGCGAGACCTTGATTCTTCTATGGAACAACTGAAGCTCGTGGATAAGAAGATGCCGTCTAGCAGTTCATCCATTTCCAAGAGTGCTGTGCTGGTGGGAATTGATGAAGATCTGATGCAACTCAAAGATCGGCTGATCGGTCAGCAGCAGAAGAAGCTGGAGATCGTCCCCATCGTTGGTATGGGTGGAATAGGTAAAACCACTCTCGCTCAAAAGCTTTATGAAGATCCTTTGACTGTTGATCACTTTGCATATCGTGCTTGGGCTACTATCTCACAAGATTACAATACGCGGCAAATTCTCAAAAGCCTTCTTCGTTGCATAACTGGAAAAGAATGTGATAATCATATTGATGAGTTAAAAGTTATGTTGCACCAGAACTTGTTCGGTAGTAAGTACTTGATTGTGTTAGATGATATATGGAGTACGAGATTCTGGGATGAGATAAAGATTTACTTCCCAGGCAACAACAATGGAAGTCGCATTGTGATTACCACTAGGGAATCCGATGTGGGGAACTATGCTGACTCCTCGAGTCTACAGCATCAGGTGCAGTTGCTTAGCGAGTATGAAAGTTGGAATCTGCTTCACCAACTTGTGTTTGGAGAAGAGGAGTGCCCTCTTGTTTTACAAGAGATTGGTCGAAAGATCGCTAAGGATTGCGCTGGGCTTCCTCTAGCCATCAGTGTGATTGGAGGGTTACTATCTAAGATGGAAAGATCAGAAGATGTTTGGAGGAAAATTGGGGACAATGTTATAGCAGCAATTTCTGGATCAGACGAGCGATGCTATAGTATATTGTCTTTAAGTTATAACCACTTGCCAAATCACTTGAAGCCATGTTTCTTATACATGGGAGCTTTGCCTGAAGACTACGAGATTAGTGGATCCAGACTCGTACAATTGTGGGTTGCAGAAGGATTTGTAAAATTGAACAGGGAAAGATGTTTGGAGGAAGAGGCTGAGGATTGGCTAAAGTCTCTAGTAGACAGAAATCTATTTATGGTTAGACTATATCAGTATGGACAACCAAAGAGTTACAGCATGCATGATATGTTGAGGGATCTATGCATTCGGAAATGTGATGAAGACAAGTTTATGAATGGTCCCAACAAGTTCACATTCTCTAATCCACGCCGCATGATTTTTCACACATCAGACGAAATGGAAGATGTTAATGATTCAACAGAGTCAATGTCACTAACTCGATCTGTTATATACATTGGTTTTCGTAGGGCTAAGTTTCCGTCTGGTGCATTGTGTGCGGCAAGATTGCTAAGGGTGTTGGACTTAACGGATACGAGTTTCGATAGTTTCTCAactaaaatatttgaatttgttaACCTACGCTTCTTATGTGTCCATGGCCGTTTCAGCATACCGAGAGGAATATCAAGATTGTGGAATTTGCAAACCTTGATTGCTCGTTATTGCAAGTTTGATGAGCCAGCTGAGCTATGGAAGCTCTCTGAGTTAAGACATCTCGAAGTGGATGGAATTGAGTTGTTaaaagatgaggcaatgaagtaTAGTGTACTGAAGAAGCTGCAAAGTATTGCTTCAGTGAAAGTACGTAAAGATGAGGCAACAAGTTTGGATGGTTTCCTCAAAAGCGTTCCAAATATCAAACAGTTGGTAATTGATGATAGTCTCCGAACTAGATCCACGGCAATTGATCTTAGCCATCTTCACAAGCTCGAAATATTAGATTTCGGTTGTATGAGAACTATATCCTCTCCAAACGGTTTTGGTCATTGTTTAACAGTTATATTTCCTTGTAATATTAGAAAACTATATCTGTATGATTGTGAAATGTTTTTGGGAGAGTGGAGGACTCTGTGTGCACTACATAAGCTGGAAGTTCTCAAGATACATAACTGCAGTTTTAATGGGACACGGTATCATGAAGGGTGGGAGTTAGCAGATAATGATGTGTTCCCCTCACTGCAGTTTCTACATCTTGTAACTTTGTGGATTGAGCGTTGGAAAGCAGATGAGACCAATTTCCCTAGACTCCGCCACCTCCGTGTATATGACTGCTACTATCTAGAGGAAATCCCAAGCGGCATTGGAGAAATCCCAACACTCCAATTAATCGAGTTAGAAAAATGCAGTGAATCAGCAGTGGCCTCAGCAGAAAGGATTGTGGAGGAGCAATCTGAAAATGAAAACGACCTCAAACTTCGCATCGACAGCCGTGACCACACTTCCAAAAGGTACTTAATCATTTCTTTAACTTGAAGAAGATTTTGAATGCTTAGTTGTATCACTTGTATGCAGCACTCTGATTTTGCTCGCGCATTCATTCATACACTTTTCAATCGGAGattaatttcattaaaaacGTATACACAAACTTTAAATGAGGATCTTAATAGTAGTTATTAAGTAGTACCTTGTAGTTTGATAGTGTATTTCACTGAATTTGTCTTGCAAAGATCAAGTGGATACTACTATTGTATCTgatcattttttaattattaatttatagtttCATGGGAACCTTAAGGGCGTGTTCAGTGGGGTAGAAGATGAGATAGTGGACGAGATCCATGAGGAAATAGGCAATGCTGTAATCCAATACGAGACTTTGCAGCGGCGTGTTGGAGGAGTGGAAATCCGGGGCCGGGTTGGAGAGAATAGCGCGGGCGGCGAGGAATACTGCGGGGGGTGCCGTGAGCTAGGGAGATAGCGCAGCTTGAAGCTTCAGGGCGGAGCTTGGAGGCCCAGGTGCGGAAGAGGATTGAATAGGCGATGAGGTAGAGGAGCAAATAGCCGGCGAAGAAGAGAGGAAGGGGATTGGATGTTAGCGGAAATTGAAGGTCCATGATTTTGGGGGGAAACTGAAAATTAGGGGAATCCAATTGGGAATATGAGTTGAAGGATGGAGAAAAGATGCAGAAAGTCAGTAGATAATGGGGCAACGTTTGTAGAAGGGGGGAAAATCAGTAGCTTCTATTGAATGATTCAGGGTGATAATAGTAAAATGCTCCCATATCTGGAGCCGGAAATCGAGACATGAAATGAATTAGCACCTCCTGCTTCTGATTTGGTTTCAGCCCATACCTGGAGTGAACAGGTCGGGCCCGGACATTAACAACGGGCTTCCCTTGGAATACCCCATGATCTTGAACAGCCAAATAGACCATGATATAGGCCCATTTCTGGACATATCAGCCTACTTGAACAGGCCCTtaatatatacacacactaaGATTTCCAAAAAGTATTAGCATCTTATTATTTAATGCGAGAACATTTAATTAACTCTAAttagcatattaattaaatgcgctactttttatttaaaatagaaataattgtAAGTAGTTTGGGGTGAATTGAAACAAAAAAGTGGGAGTAGCATTAAACAGATGAAGTAGTTTGTGATCGTATAATGGTTTAATCGATTGTTTTTGCCCTATAAATTAGTTTCCCATCAATATGCTGATAACAGTGCCCGGATATTGCTCATAATTTGTGGTGTTAATGCTAATGTCAATTATCTGTGATGGTAATGCCCTGTTGATGCTATTTCTAATGTTAATACTAATGCTCTATTAGGGTTAATGCCAATACTAATGCTAATGTTGTGTGATGTTAGTGCCCTGTTAATGCTAATGATAATGTTAATACTGATATTAATGCTGATAATAACAATCTTTGCTCTTAATGCCATGTTAATGCTTATTCTAATGTTAATGCTTTGTTAATGTTAATGTTAATACTAACGCTAGTGTTGATGTTAATAACCTGTGACGTTAATGCTGATGTTAATAATCTATGATTTTATTAATGGTTCTACAAATAATCTTGTGATATTGCATCATGCagcggtggtggtggcggtgaaTGATGATGGTGAATCAAATAGCCCCAACAGTGAGCAAACATATCCATGATAAACACACAACTACATTTGCCAATGTACAACAACCTTTGGCATCATCTGTCCAAAAAGAAATAATGTAGCAGCTGATTATTGAAGACACAAGAGACGTTTGTATAAGGGGgagaagattttttttttttttttttttttttttttaaaaaattaacttcatatatttatatcatatatatgaaggaggaaattacaaatcaactcctataacaaggaggaaagacaaattacgccacctagggttcgaactcgagacctccaggatggacgcggtatccagcaccctttaccgctaggccaaggggcttggattatAGAAAATTGTCAAGGAGAAAATTATAGAAAACTATCTAAATGAATGAAGACTATAGCTTTAAATAGACATattgtgtttacttgtgatGTTAATTTTGGAATGcttcatttttgttttattgtgTTTTAATTTGGATATTCTTGTATTAGCATTTACTTATGAGTATTATAAGTATGATTGTGACTTGTGAGTATAAGTTTGATAATACACTGATCTGAGTGATGTCCATGTCCTCTGTTGGAGTGTTATACTGTTATGTATATAATGCCTCAATTATGGAGTAGCAGCAACAAATAATGACGGAGTCAGGATTTTTATATTTGGGCCATAGTCTAGTATATATTTCGGTGTTTCTGTCGCCGAAAGAACTGTAATATGGGTTACAAGACGATGCGAGAAGTATAGATACCAATGAGCTACAGAAATAGTGTTTGCTCAACTCAAGCCTCAAGGTCATCTATGCTTTGTTGAGCTGTTTGGATTCAATCACATCAAGTTTTTGTGCGGTTGCATTTTTCAACAAGCTTTGCTTCCTCTGTTTTCCAAGCAAGAAGATAACTGAAAAATGGCGTACAATCTTCAACCACTCATCACCATTCTGGAAGGACTCCTTGATCCTCACCAATCACGATGGATTGTTGATGAAAACAACCCACAATTCCAATCCATCCTCGATAAAGCTACTTCTTTGCAGCAGCTTCTTGATAAATCTTCACTCACCAAACTAGACACCCAAATTAGAGAAGTAGCACATCGAGCTGAAGACATCATTGAATCCCGCATGGTTCATCAAATGAAATCTGGATATGATTCCGCCATATTCACTTTTACCACACCAGATCTGCAGCAAGTAATACTAGATCTTGATTCTCTGATGGAGCAAGCAGAGAAGCTGTTGGAGATGGGGGATGAGAAGATGCTGCGAGAGCTTGATTCTGCTATGGAACAACTGAATCTCGTGGAGATGGAGGATAAGAAGATGCCCGTGGTGGGAATAGATGAAGATCTAATGCAGCTCAAGGATCGGCTGTCGGTCAGCAGCAGAAAAGGCTGGAGATCGTCCCCATCCATCGTTGGTATGGGTGGAGTAGGTAAAACAACTCTCGCTCGAAAGCTTTATGAAGAACCATTGATTGTTGCTCACTTTGCATGTCGTGCTTGGACCACTATCTCACAAGATTAAAATATGCGGCAAATTCTCAAAAGCCTTCTTCGATGCATAACTGGAAACGAATGTGATGAACCTACTAATGAGTTAAAAGAAATGTTGTATAAGAGCTTGTTGGGTAGAAAATACTTGATTGTGTTAGATGATATATGGAGTAGGAGATTCTTGGATGAGATAAGGATGTACTTATTGGACAACAACAACGGGAGTCGCATTATAATCACTCACCACTAGGGAATCTGATGTGGCGAACTCTTGGAGATCGCAGCATCAAGTGCAACTGCTTAGCGAGTCTGAAAGTTGGAATCTGATGTGGCGAACTATGATATGTTgagggatatatatatatatgcatcagCTGAAGACATGTTTCTGAATAGTTCCAACAAGTTCACTTTCTGTAATTCACGCCGCATGAGTTTTCACACATCAGCCGAATTGGAAGATGTTAATGATTCACTAACTCGATCTGTTATACGCATTTGGTGCAATTTGGATTGCTTTAGACTTAATGGAATTCTATTCCGCCGAATTCCCAACTGTAATGTTTGAGCTTCTCAACCTACTAATTGCCTTTATAGAATACCAAGATTGTGGAATTTGCAAACCTTACATTGCTCCCAACTGCTGCTGTTGTATGCAGCACTGTGATGCAAAAATCCAAATGATCATTCAATCGACAACAAATATGaacattattttatactccaaaCCACACTCATTAATACAATCACGATATTATGCTTTGTTTGGTACGTTATTGAGCTATAATATGCCAATATCGAATCAATCCAAAATACTCATATAAATGGAGTGAGATGAATAATCCCGTCACACATTATAGTCTTAATACTAAATAGGTGGATCAGTATATATTACACGaccaaattttgtaaataaaggACATAATCGAACAAAAGATAATACGGAGTAATAAACATGACCTCATGAGGACGATGGTAACACAATCAAATATTTATAcaataacatttttaaaatactagagAAATTTAATAGAATCAATATCAATCATGAAATCACACCTCTTCACCAATTACATCATACCAACaatattcataaatttaatttaatgaactttcaaaaagttgaatTCTTTCCATAAATTTTCAagttgacaaataatatcacaaactttaccaTATTATTTTCCACTGGATTGaaggtgtgcttca
This sequence is a window from Salvia splendens isolate huo1 chromosome 5, SspV2, whole genome shotgun sequence. Protein-coding genes within it:
- the LOC121805762 gene encoding putative late blight resistance protein homolog R1B-16 isoform X1; protein product: MAYNLQPLITILEGILDPHQPRWIVDENNPQLQSLFDKATSLQNLLHSNSSFTKLDTQIREVTHQAEDILESHMVHHMLSGSDCVRFTLSTPDLQQVTRHLDSLMEQAEKLLEMGDEKMLRDLDSSMEQLKLVDKKMPSSSSSISKSAVLVGIDEDLMQLKDRLIGQQQKKLEIVPIVGMGGIGKTTLAQKLYEDPLTVDHFAYRAWATISQDYNTRQILKSLLRCITGKECDNHIDELKVMLHQNLFGSKYLIVLDDIWSTRFWDEIKIYFPGNNNGSRIVITTRESDVGNYADSSSLQHQVQLLSEYESWNLLHQLVFGEEECPLVLQEIGRKIAKDCAGLPLAISVIGGLLSKMERSEDVWRKIGDNVIAAISGSDERCYSILSLSYNHLPNHLKPCFLYMGALPEDYEISGSRLVQLWVAEGFVKLNRERCLEEEAEDWLKSLVDRNLFMVRLYQYGQPKSYSMHDMLRDLCIRKCDEDKFMNGPNKFTFSNPRRMIFHTSDEMEDVNDSTESMSLTRSVIYIGFRRAKFPSGALCAARLLRVLDLTDTSFDSFSTKIFEFVNLRFLCVHGRFSIPRGISRLWNLQTLIARYCKFDEPAELWKLSELRHLEVDGIELLKDEAMKYSVLKKLQSIASVKVRKDEATSLDGFLKSVPNIKQLVIDDSLRTRSTAIDLSHLHKLEILDFGCMRTISSPNGFGHCLTVIFPCNIRKLYLYDCEMFLGEWRTLCALHKLEVLKIHNCSFNGTRYHEGWELADNDVFPSLQFLHLVTLWIERWKADETNFPRLRHLRVYDCYYLEEIPSGIGEIPTLQLIELEKCSESAVASAERIVEEQSENENDLKLRIDSRDHTSKSFMGTLRACSVG
- the LOC121805762 gene encoding putative late blight resistance protein homolog R1B-16 isoform X2, with the protein product MAYNLQPLITILEGILDPHQPRWIVDENNPQLQSLFDKATSLQNLLHSNSSFTKLDTQIREVTHQAEDILESHMVHHMLSGSDCVRFTLSTPDLQQVTRHLDSLMEQAEKLLEMGDEKMLRDLDSSMEQLKLVDKKMPSSSSSISKSAVLVGIDEDLMQLKDRLIGQQQKKLEIVPIVGMGGIGKTTLAQKLYEDPLTVDHFAYRAWATISQDYNTRQILKSLLRCITGKECDNHIDELKVMLHQNLFGSKYLIVLDDIWSTRFWDEIKIYFPGNNNGSRIVITTRESDVGNYADSSSLQHQVQLLSEYESWNLLHQLVFGEEECPLVLQEIGRKIAKDCAGLPLAISVIGGLLSKMERSEDVWRKIGDNVIAAISGSDERCYSILSLSYNHLPNHLKPCFLYMGALPEDYEISGSRLVQLWVAEGFVKLNRERCLEEEAEDWLKSLVDRNLFMVRLYQYGQPKSYSMHDMLRDLCIRKCDEDKFMNGPNKFTFSNPRRMIFHTSDEMEDVNDSTESMSLTRSVIYIGFRRAKFPSGALCAARLLRVLDLTDTSFDSFSTKIFEFVNLRFLCVHGRFSIPRGISRLWNLQTLIARYCKFDEPAELWKLSELRHLEVDGIELLKDEAMKYSVLKKLQSIASVKVRKDEATSLDGFLKSVPNIKQLVIDDSLRTRSTAIDLSHLHKLEILDFGCMRTISSPNGFGHCLTVIFPCNIRKLYLYDCEMFLGEWRTLCALHKLEVLKIHNCSFNGTRYHEGWELADNDVFPSLQFLHLVTLWIERWKADETNFPRLRHLRVYDCYYLEEIPSGIGEIPTLQLIELEKCSESAVASAERIVEEQSENENDLKLRIDSRDHTSKSGGGGGE